Proteins from a genomic interval of Chitinophagales bacterium:
- the porV gene encoding type IX secretion system outer membrane channel protein PorV — translation MKLNFSFSFIIIVVLCMMTNSNIALAQGTQLPGPGVTNGQDAPNTVATAIPFLRINPDGRTGGLGEAGIATSPDAGALYHNASKLAFVEQDMSLGLTYTPWLTRLVDDIFLAYLSGYKRIDDLQSIGVSLRYFSLGNIQFTDIVGGDAGNYNPNEFALDLGYARKLSDRMSAGITLKYGRSDLARGQEISSGNIVKAANVVAADISVYYQNPDATFLGNEATFSWGAAITNIGNKVSYTEDQTRDFIPINLGIGTAIDMQMDEYNSLMFTFDVNKLMVPTPDPDDPTFAHREKGLLSGMFGSFGDAPGGFSEEIQELMYSIGAEYWYNDRFAVRVGHFNEHKLKGNRKYITAGIGLKYSVFGLNFSYIIPAGSQPSPLDNTLRFQLNFDFGEEG, via the coding sequence ATGAAGCTAAATTTTTCATTTTCATTCATCATTATTGTTGTTTTGTGCATGATGACCAATTCTAACATTGCACTAGCACAAGGTACACAACTTCCTGGGCCTGGCGTTACCAACGGGCAAGACGCACCCAATACAGTAGCTACGGCTATCCCCTTTTTGCGAATCAATCCAGATGGTAGAACAGGTGGTTTAGGAGAAGCAGGTATTGCGACTTCACCAGATGCAGGAGCATTGTACCACAACGCTTCTAAACTCGCTTTTGTAGAACAAGACATGAGTTTAGGGCTTACCTATACTCCTTGGTTAACTCGCTTGGTAGACGATATTTTCTTAGCCTATCTTTCTGGTTACAAACGCATTGACGACCTTCAATCTATTGGAGTTTCTCTCCGTTATTTTTCCTTGGGTAACATCCAATTTACCGACATTGTAGGTGGTGATGCAGGAAACTACAATCCAAATGAATTTGCATTGGATTTGGGTTATGCTCGTAAACTTTCGGATAGAATGTCGGCAGGTATCACCTTGAAATACGGTCGTTCTGACTTGGCGAGAGGTCAAGAAATCAGCAGCGGCAACATTGTGAAAGCAGCAAACGTGGTAGCAGCAGATATTTCTGTTTACTACCAAAATCCTGATGCTACGTTCTTGGGCAATGAGGCTACTTTCTCTTGGGGTGCAGCGATTACCAACATCGGTAATAAGGTATCTTATACCGAAGACCAAACCAGAGATTTTATTCCTATCAACTTGGGTATCGGTACAGCTATTGACATGCAAATGGATGAGTACAACAGTTTGATGTTCACTTTCGATGTCAATAAATTGATGGTACCTACTCCTGACCCTGATGATCCAACATTCGCACACCGTGAAAAAGGATTGTTGAGTGGTATGTTTGGCTCGTTTGGCGATGCTCCAGGTGGATTCAGCGAAGAAATACAAGAATTGATGTATTCTATCGGTGCTGAATATTGGTACAACGACCGCTTTGCAGTACGTGTGGGTCACTTCAATGAACACAAATTGAAAGGCAATCGCAAATACATCACTGCTGGTATTGGCTTGAAATACAGCGTTTTTGGATTGAACTTCTCTTACATCATTCCTGCTGGTAGCCAACCAAGTCCATTGGACAATACACTTCGTTTCCAATTGAATTTTGACTTTGGTGAAGAAGGGTAA